One window of the Salvia miltiorrhiza cultivar Shanhuang (shh) chromosome 6, IMPLAD_Smil_shh, whole genome shotgun sequence genome contains the following:
- the LOC130990412 gene encoding uncharacterized protein LOC130990412, with protein sequence MAGEGERGPNPEGHAPRIIPERSVEERFRKHNPPTFDGLGDPLDAERWVRATERILNHVGCGDREKLTCAIFQLVDEAEFWWESVRRTLTPEQWEVYTWNEFKERLYEKYIPGCYRKKKQDEFWNLRQGSMTVTEYDRMFNQLSRYAPHLVDTDEKCAEKFRQGLRLEIAVPIASQGTLTYAQSLSRALNIEAILPKEKENVLEQAPTQDYGKMKRKWEDGNEGNPGKRKQPWRGNRQQQQGHAEGKPLCPTCQKNHYGECKRGSNDCFRCKQPGHFARDCPNNNENMRIPQPHNFAPQGQNQVPIGNERPNQRQPGRARAYALNQQQAAQAPEDLEGTIVIN encoded by the coding sequence ATGgctggagaaggagaaagaggaCCTAACCCTGAAGGACATGCGCCACGAATTATACCAGAGCGTAGTGTGGAAGAAAGGTTTCGCAAGCATAATCCACCAACTTTTGATGGCCTCGGTGATCCTCTGGATGCCGAGAGATGGGTAAGAGCTACTGAAAGGATACTCAACCACGTTGGCTGTGGGGATAGGGAGAAACTCACATGCGCGATTTTTCAACTCGTTGATGAGGCTGAATTCTGGTGGGAATCGGTGCGTCGAACCTTGACCCCTGAGCAATGGGAGGTGTACACGTGGAATGAATTTAAAGAAAGATTGTATGAAAAGTATATCCCTGGatgctataggaagaagaaacagGATGAGTTTTGGAATTTACGACAAGGAAGTATGACAGTCACTGAGTACGACCGAATGTTTAACCAGCTTTCGCGATATGCTCCACATCTAGTTGACACGGATGAGAAATGTGCAGAAAAGTTTCGACAAGGTCTGCGGCTTGAGATAGCCGTTCCAATAGCAAGTCAGGGAACGTTAACATATGCTCAATCTTTGAGCAGGGCCCTAAACATCGAAGCAATACTaccaaaagaaaaagagaatgtgTTAGAACAAGCACCGACCCAAGACTATGGAAAAATGAAACGTAAATGGGAAGACGGAAATGAAGGAAACCCAGGAAAAAGAAAGCAACCATGGAGAGGAAATCGGCAACAACAACAAGGACATGCGGAAGGGAAGCCGTTATGTCCAACATGTCAGAAAAATCACTATGGTGAATGTAAGAGAGGTTCCAACGACTGCTTTAGGTGCAAGCAACCAGGGCATTTCGCCAGAGACTGTCCAAACAATAATGAGAACATGAGAATTCCACAACCTCATAACTTTGCCCCTCAAGGACAGAATCAGGTACCAATTGGTAATGAACGACCAAATCAGAGACAACCTGGACGTGCTAGGGCTTATGCTCTTAACCAGCAACAAGCAGCCCAAGCACCTGAAGATTTAGAAGGTACAATCGTCATAAATTGA
- the LOC130988280 gene encoding uncharacterized protein LOC130988280 encodes MEKPEHFDDYGDLEEYLYIKSLNLSCPYIHFNGPSTKKPADIVADDDGTTDDGKPPPHVLRQQHVADTNIKCFLCQSLTQTAGEHQISVYPCGLVFGYSCINGALTTGNETCPGCGQQHVGWEVTKLDISPDQIIK; translated from the exons ATGGAGAAACCAGAGCATTTCGATGATTACGGTGATTTAGAGGAATACCTATACATTAAAAGCTTGAATCTTAGTTGCCCTTATATCCATTTTAATGGACCATCAACCAAGAAGCCAGCCGATATTGTCGCCGACGATGACGGTACGACCGACGACGGGAAACCACCACCGCATGTACTAAGACAGCAACACGTTGCAGACACAAACATAAAGTGTTTTCTTTGTCAAAGCCTCACTCAAACCGCCGGGGAGCACCAAATAAG TGTATACCCATGTGGCCTCGTCTTTGGTTATTCATGCATCAATGGCGCACTCACGACGGGGAACGAG ACCTGCCCGGGTTGTGGGCAACAACACGTGGGGTGGGAGGTAACTAAACTTGACATTTCCCCTGATCAGATTATAAAATAA
- the LOC130988277 gene encoding uncharacterized protein LOC130988277: MVAYGFVYALQCWAYEVMPALGTYCASLNAARLTSFPRIMKWIVTRSLILEDDGLRKFFLAEHGCEPVRMSLSSSEIKNLVQLGITPSMAVASPSPFVEKTKNVGRKLVFDSGERTKSSSKKQNSKRKSLRLGSSPCRNTSAKSVDLEDCEIIEPHELKRLVPKLKKSRGGQIHVSENTPRSDRHSNTHLVTPEGSSLIVDAKLNDITNMFLSLKGQIKCLEEYIELKLKNFEVMIKKCGGGICCSCEQKVFKNVMDDVDRKKISDRNDVAADLFCMKPNPSAVFAEKAFGLCMYDPNEYNMSSAQLVPFAEWVLHTTNNPRENLVLLPTEILQYADLGWFNTLLSPDGWLDNMHIDALINLLIINFDKHSGITNHRRWACLEICCWQTLGSPNVEDFLPIMMPYVQGERPVSGGLRWCEVDHIFGIANVHNSHWIFFDVSLDEQLITVYNSLEQDWEDILAHFANIRKNIPILCRLGGLWDSSTCERKPLKMSWNVVNYSGAPKQVNLSDCGIMAVKFMECRAYNVSVLEINPIRCEDSRKGYCAKLFELSKELTATLLDS, encoded by the exons ATGGTCGCCTATGGATTTGTTTACGCGCTACAGTGTTGGGCATATGAAGTTATGCCGGCTCTTGGAACATATTGTGCCTCGTTGAATGCAGCACGTCTCACGAGTTTTCCTCGAATAATGAAATGGATTGTTACTCGAAGCTTGATTTTGGAAGATGATGGGCTAAGGAAATTTTTTTTGGCTGAGCATGGATGTGAACCT GTACGCATGTCTTTATCCTCTAGTGAAATTAAGAATTTGGTGCAGCTCGGCATCACCCCTTCGATGGCGGTCGCATCCCCTTCTCCATTCGTCGAGAAGACTAAGAACGTTGGGCGGAAACTAGTTTTTGACAGTGGCGAGAGAACTAAATCAAGTTCGAAGAAGCAAAATTCAAAGAGGAAGAGTTTACGCTTGGGTAGTTCACCATGTAGGAATACTTCTGCCAAATCAGTTGATCTTGAGGATTGTGAGATAATTGAACCTCATGAGTTGAAACGGTTAGTTCCAAAATTGAAGAAAAGTCGCGGAGGTCAAATTCATGTAAGTGAAAATACACCTCGGAGCGATAGGCATTCGAACACTCATTTGGTTACTCCGGAAGGTTCGAGTTTGATCGTGGATGCGAAATTGAAT gaTATTACTAATATGTTCTTAAGCCTGAAGGGACAAATAAAGTGTTTGGAGGAATACATAGAGTTGAAGTTAAAAAACTTTGAAGTTATGATTAAAAAGTGTGGGGGAGGAATTTGCTGCTCATGTGAGCAAAAAGTTTTTAAAAATGTCATGGATGACGTCGATAGAAAGAAGATTTCAGATCGTAACGACGTGGCAGCCGATCTATTTTGCATGAAGCCGAATCCAAGTGCCGTGTTTGCTGAAAAAGCCTTTGGATTGTGCATGTACGATCCCAACGAGTACAATATGTCATCTGCTCAGTTGGTGCCCTTTGCTGAATGGGTCCTCCACACAACGAATAATCCTAG GGAAAATTTAGTGTTGTTGCCTACAGAGATTTTGCAATACGCCGACTTAGGTTGGTTCAATACTTTGTTGAGTCCCGATGGTTGGCTTGACAACATG CATATAGATGCACTCATTAACTTGCTTATCATAAATTTTGATAAGCATTCTGGAATAACAAACCACCGCAGATGGGCATGTTTGGAGATTTGTTGTTGG caaACACTGGGAAGTCCAAATGTGGAAGATTTTTTGCCGATTATGATGCCCTATGTCCAGGGTGAACGTCCGGTTAGTGGGGGTTTGAGATGGTGTGAAGTTGATCACATCTTCGGCATTGCCAACGTCCACAATTCTCATTGGATCTTCTTTGATGTGTCGTTGGATGAACAACTCATCACTGTATACAATTCTTTGGAACAAGATTGGGAGGATATTTTGGCTCATTTTGCAAACATACGAAAGAACATTCCTATACTATGCAGGCTTGGTGGATTATGGGATTCGTCAACTTGTGAACGTAAACCGTTGAAGATGTCTTGGAATGTGGTGAATTACTCCGGAGCACCAAAGCAGGTAAATCTAAGTGATTGTGGTATTATGGCCGTGAAATTCATGGAGTGTCGTGCCTATAACGTATCGGTGTTGGAAATTAATCCGATTCGTTGTGAAGATTCCCGCAAGGGATATTGCGCTAAGTTATTTGAGCTGTCAAAGGAATTGACTGCTACGTTGTTGGATTCGTAG